The proteins below come from a single Miscanthus floridulus cultivar M001 chromosome 1, ASM1932011v1, whole genome shotgun sequence genomic window:
- the LOC136540141 gene encoding chloride channel protein CLC-d-like isoform X2, translating to MLSGVDHDVPDGIGMARLAWTRLPTADGEGAGPSTFAAAGGELLSAAAMESLDYEVIENYAYREEQAQRSKFWVPYYVMLKWLFSLLIGVGTGLAAIFINLAVENFSGWKYTATFAIIKHSYFVGFFVYTVFNLALVFSSVYIVTNFAPAAAGSGIPEIKGYLNGVDTHGILLFRTLVGKIFGSIGSVGGGLALGKEGPLVHTGACIASLLGQGGSAKYHLSSRWVRIFESDRDRRDLVTCGCAAGVAAAFRAPVGGVLFALEEVTSWWRSHLMWRVFFTSAVVAVVVRSAMNWCNSGKCGHFGAGGFIIWDISGGQEDYSYQELFPMAIIGVIGGLLGALFNQLTLYITKWRRTYLHKKGKRVQIFEACLISLFYCSKDREYNDLATIFFNTQDDAIRNLFSAKTFHEYSAQSLITFLVMFYSLAVVTFGTAVPAGQFVPGIMIGSTYGRLVGMFVVKFYKKLNIEEGTYALLGAASFLGGSMRMTVSLCVIMVEITNNLKLLPLIMLVLLVSKAVGDFFNEGLYEEQARLRGIPLLDSRPKQVMRNMNARDACKNQKVVCLPRVSRVVDIVSVLRTNKHNGFPVVDRGQNGESLVIGLILRSHLLVLLQAKVDFQNSPFPCGPGVLNRHNFSDFVKPASSKGKSIDDIHLTEDELGLYLDLAPFLNPSPYVVPEDMSLAKVYNLFRQLGLRHIFVVPRPSRVVGLITRKDLLLEEDSNNVMAELQSTSVRSLLNGKMVGGNVHLERPLLDNLVIE from the exons ATGCTCTCCGGCGTCGACCACGACGTCCCCGACGGCATCGGGATGGCGCGGCTCGCGTGGacacgcctccccaccgccgACGGGGAGGGGGCAGGCCCCTCCACTTTCGCGGCCGCGGGCGGCGAGCTCTtgtccgccgccgccatggagaGCCTCGACTACGAGGTCATCGAGAACTACGCGTACCGGGAGGAGCAG GCGCAGCGGAGCAAGTTCTGGGTGCCCTACTACGTCATGCTCAAGTGGCTGTTCTCTCTGCTGATCGGCGTTG GTACTGGATTAGCTGCTATATTCATAAACCTGGCTGTTGAGAACTTCTCTGGATGGAAATATACTGCGACATTTGCTATAATAAAGCACTCATATTTTGTGGGATTCTTCGTGTACACAGTTTTCAATTTAGCCCTGGTCTTCTCTTCTGTATATATAGTCACAAACTTTGCTCCAGCAGCTGCTGGATCTGGTATTCCAGAGATCAAAGGTTACTTAAATG GAGTGGATACACATGGAATCCTCCTTTTCAGGACATTAGTTGGGAAG ATCTTTGGGAGCATTGGATCAGTTGGAGGTGGATTGGCTCTAGGAAAAGAAGGGCCTCTTGTTCATACTGGGGCCTGCATTGCTTCGCTTCTTGGACAA GGTGGATCTGCAAAGTACCACTTGAGTTCTAGGTGGGTACGGATTTTTGAAAGCGATCGTGATAGGCGAGACCTT GTGACATGTGGATGTGCAGCTGGAGTTGCTGCAGCCTTCAGAGCTCCTGTTGGTGGGGTACTATTCGCCTTAGAGGAAGTTACTTCCTG GTGGAGAAGTCATCTTATGTGGAGAGTATTCTTCACATCTGCTGTGGTGGCCGTTGTGGTGCGTTCAGCCATGAATTGGTGCAACAGTGGAAAATGTGGTCATTTTGGAGCTGGAGGTTTTATAATCTGGGACATATCTGG AGGTCAAGAAGATTACTCATATCAGGAACTGTTTCCTATGGCAATTATTGGTGTTATTGGTGGACTTCTTG GGGCATTATTTAATCAACTCACCCTGTATATAACTAAATGGCGGCGAACGTATCTTCATAAGAAAGGGAAACGAGTCCAA ATCTTTGAAGCCTGCCTTATATCTTTG TTCTATTGTTCAAAAGATAGAGAGTACAATGATCTAGCAACCATTTTCTTCAATACTCAG GATGATGCAATACGTAATCTTTTCAGTGCAAAAACATTCCATGAATACAGTGCACAAAGCCTGATCACCTTCCTG GTCATGTTTTATTCCTTAGCTGTTGTGACATTCGGAACTGCAGTTCCGGCTGGCCAGTTTGTTCCAGGAATAATGATTGGATCTACATATGGAAGGCTTGTTGGAATGTTTGTTGTCAAGTTCTATAAGAAACTAAACATTGAGGAGGGCAC GTATGCACTCCTTGGTGCTGCATCGTTTCTCGGAGGTTCAATGAGAATGACTGTATCTTTATGTGTTATCATGGTTGAGATTACAAACAACTTGAAACTCTTGCCATTGATCATGCTTGTTCTTCTAGTTTCTAAG GCAGTTGGTGACTTCTTTAACGAAGGGTTATATGAAGAGCAAGCCCGATTAAGGGGCATCCCTTTACTGGACTCCAGGCCTAAGCAAGTCATGAGAAATATGAATGCAAGGGATGCGTGCAAGAATCAAAAG GTTGTCTGCCTACCACGTGTTTCAAGGGTCGTTGATATCGTTTCTGTTTTGCGAACCAACAAGCATAATGGTTTCCCT GTTGTTGACCGTGGGCAGAATGGCGAGTCCCTTGTCATAGGTCTTATACTTCGTAG CCACTTACTGGTACTTCTACAAGCTAAAGTAGATTTCCAGAACAGTCCTTTCCCTTGTGGGCCAGGCGTACTGAACag GCACAATTTTAGTGACTTTGTTAAACCAGCATCAAGTAAAGGAAAGTCAATTGATGACATTCATTTGACAGAGGATGAACTGGGGTTGTATTTGGATCTTGCCCCATTTTTAAATCCTTCACCATATGTAGTGCCAGAGGACATGTCGTTGGCAAAG GTGTACAATCTCTTCCGTCAACTTGGATTGAGACATATATTTGTTGTTCCTAGGCCTTCTCGTGTTGTAGGATTGATTACCAGAAAAGATTTATTACTTGAG GAGGATAGCAACAATGTGATGGCGGAGCTCCAATCGACGAGTGTAAG GAGCTTGCTGAACGGCAAAATGGTCGGCGGTAATGTACATCTGGAACGTCCTCTTCTTGACAACCTAGTGATTGAATAG
- the LOC136540141 gene encoding chloride channel protein CLC-d-like isoform X1, protein MLSGVDHDVPDGIGMARLAWTRLPTADGEGAGPSTFAAAGGELLSAAAMESLDYEVIENYAYREEQAQRSKFWVPYYVMLKWLFSLLIGVGTGLAAIFINLAVENFSGWKYTATFAIIKHSYFVGFFVYTVFNLALVFSSVYIVTNFAPAAAGSGIPEIKGYLNGVDTHGILLFRTLVGKIFGSIGSVGGGLALGKEGPLVHTGACIASLLGQGGSAKYHLSSRWVRIFESDRDRRDLVTCGCAAGVAAAFRAPVGGVLFALEEVTSWWRSHLMWRVFFTSAVVAVVVRSAMNWCNSGKCGHFGAGGFIIWDISGGQEDYSYQELFPMAIIGVIGGLLGALFNQLTLYITKWRRTYLHKKGKRVQIFEACLISLVTSTISFVLPLLRKCSPCPQLDTNSGIECPHPPGTDGNFVNFYCSKDREYNDLATIFFNTQDDAIRNLFSAKTFHEYSAQSLITFLVMFYSLAVVTFGTAVPAGQFVPGIMIGSTYGRLVGMFVVKFYKKLNIEEGTYALLGAASFLGGSMRMTVSLCVIMVEITNNLKLLPLIMLVLLVSKAVGDFFNEGLYEEQARLRGIPLLDSRPKQVMRNMNARDACKNQKVVCLPRVSRVVDIVSVLRTNKHNGFPVVDRGQNGESLVIGLILRSHLLVLLQAKVDFQNSPFPCGPGVLNRHNFSDFVKPASSKGKSIDDIHLTEDELGLYLDLAPFLNPSPYVVPEDMSLAKVYNLFRQLGLRHIFVVPRPSRVVGLITRKDLLLEEDSNNVMAELQSTSVRSLLNGKMVGGNVHLERPLLDNLVIE, encoded by the exons ATGCTCTCCGGCGTCGACCACGACGTCCCCGACGGCATCGGGATGGCGCGGCTCGCGTGGacacgcctccccaccgccgACGGGGAGGGGGCAGGCCCCTCCACTTTCGCGGCCGCGGGCGGCGAGCTCTtgtccgccgccgccatggagaGCCTCGACTACGAGGTCATCGAGAACTACGCGTACCGGGAGGAGCAG GCGCAGCGGAGCAAGTTCTGGGTGCCCTACTACGTCATGCTCAAGTGGCTGTTCTCTCTGCTGATCGGCGTTG GTACTGGATTAGCTGCTATATTCATAAACCTGGCTGTTGAGAACTTCTCTGGATGGAAATATACTGCGACATTTGCTATAATAAAGCACTCATATTTTGTGGGATTCTTCGTGTACACAGTTTTCAATTTAGCCCTGGTCTTCTCTTCTGTATATATAGTCACAAACTTTGCTCCAGCAGCTGCTGGATCTGGTATTCCAGAGATCAAAGGTTACTTAAATG GAGTGGATACACATGGAATCCTCCTTTTCAGGACATTAGTTGGGAAG ATCTTTGGGAGCATTGGATCAGTTGGAGGTGGATTGGCTCTAGGAAAAGAAGGGCCTCTTGTTCATACTGGGGCCTGCATTGCTTCGCTTCTTGGACAA GGTGGATCTGCAAAGTACCACTTGAGTTCTAGGTGGGTACGGATTTTTGAAAGCGATCGTGATAGGCGAGACCTT GTGACATGTGGATGTGCAGCTGGAGTTGCTGCAGCCTTCAGAGCTCCTGTTGGTGGGGTACTATTCGCCTTAGAGGAAGTTACTTCCTG GTGGAGAAGTCATCTTATGTGGAGAGTATTCTTCACATCTGCTGTGGTGGCCGTTGTGGTGCGTTCAGCCATGAATTGGTGCAACAGTGGAAAATGTGGTCATTTTGGAGCTGGAGGTTTTATAATCTGGGACATATCTGG AGGTCAAGAAGATTACTCATATCAGGAACTGTTTCCTATGGCAATTATTGGTGTTATTGGTGGACTTCTTG GGGCATTATTTAATCAACTCACCCTGTATATAACTAAATGGCGGCGAACGTATCTTCATAAGAAAGGGAAACGAGTCCAA ATCTTTGAAGCCTGCCTTATATCTTTGGTAACATCCACGATTTCCTTTGTGTTGCCACTACTGAGGAAATGCAGCCCATGCCCTCAGTTAGATACTAATTCTGGAATCGAATGCCCTCATCCACCTGGCACAGATGGGAATTTTGTTAAC TTCTATTGTTCAAAAGATAGAGAGTACAATGATCTAGCAACCATTTTCTTCAATACTCAG GATGATGCAATACGTAATCTTTTCAGTGCAAAAACATTCCATGAATACAGTGCACAAAGCCTGATCACCTTCCTG GTCATGTTTTATTCCTTAGCTGTTGTGACATTCGGAACTGCAGTTCCGGCTGGCCAGTTTGTTCCAGGAATAATGATTGGATCTACATATGGAAGGCTTGTTGGAATGTTTGTTGTCAAGTTCTATAAGAAACTAAACATTGAGGAGGGCAC GTATGCACTCCTTGGTGCTGCATCGTTTCTCGGAGGTTCAATGAGAATGACTGTATCTTTATGTGTTATCATGGTTGAGATTACAAACAACTTGAAACTCTTGCCATTGATCATGCTTGTTCTTCTAGTTTCTAAG GCAGTTGGTGACTTCTTTAACGAAGGGTTATATGAAGAGCAAGCCCGATTAAGGGGCATCCCTTTACTGGACTCCAGGCCTAAGCAAGTCATGAGAAATATGAATGCAAGGGATGCGTGCAAGAATCAAAAG GTTGTCTGCCTACCACGTGTTTCAAGGGTCGTTGATATCGTTTCTGTTTTGCGAACCAACAAGCATAATGGTTTCCCT GTTGTTGACCGTGGGCAGAATGGCGAGTCCCTTGTCATAGGTCTTATACTTCGTAG CCACTTACTGGTACTTCTACAAGCTAAAGTAGATTTCCAGAACAGTCCTTTCCCTTGTGGGCCAGGCGTACTGAACag GCACAATTTTAGTGACTTTGTTAAACCAGCATCAAGTAAAGGAAAGTCAATTGATGACATTCATTTGACAGAGGATGAACTGGGGTTGTATTTGGATCTTGCCCCATTTTTAAATCCTTCACCATATGTAGTGCCAGAGGACATGTCGTTGGCAAAG GTGTACAATCTCTTCCGTCAACTTGGATTGAGACATATATTTGTTGTTCCTAGGCCTTCTCGTGTTGTAGGATTGATTACCAGAAAAGATTTATTACTTGAG GAGGATAGCAACAATGTGATGGCGGAGCTCCAATCGACGAGTGTAAG GAGCTTGCTGAACGGCAAAATGGTCGGCGGTAATGTACATCTGGAACGTCCTCTTCTTGACAACCTAGTGATTGAATAG
- the LOC136540295 gene encoding proteasome subunit beta type-2-like, giving the protein MECVLGVVGRDFAVVAADTSAVQSILVHKTDEDKVMVLDSHKLMGASGEPGDRVQFTEFIQKNLHLYQFRNTIPLSTAAAANFTRGELATALRKNPYMVNIILGGYDKDVGASLYYIDYIATLHKIDKGAFGYGSYFCLSLMDKLYHPDMTVEEAVDLVDKCIKEIRLRLVVAPQNFVIKIVDKDGAREYARRELVGDNAPVDAAITVAA; this is encoded by the exons ATGGAGTGCGTTTTGGGCGTGGTTGGCCGCGACTTCGCGGTGGTGGCGGCCGACACCTCCGCCGTGCAGAGCATCCTCGTCCACAAGACCGACGAGGACAAGGTGATGGTCCTCGACTCGCACAAGCTGATGGGCGCTTCAGGGGAGCCTGGTGACCG GGTGCAATTTACGGAGTTCATACAGAAGAACCTCCACCTGTACCAGTTCCGCAACACCATCCCGCTCTCAACAGCTGCCGCCGCCAACTTCACACGCGGCGAGCTCGCCACAGCCCTTCGCAAG AATCCATATATGGTCAATATTATTCTTGGTGGTTATGACAAGGATGTTGGCGCTTCCCTGTACTACATCGACTACATTGCAACCTTGCACAAGATTGACAAGGGTGCTTTTGGGTACGGATCATATTTCTGCTTGTCTCTGATGGACAAGTTGTACCACCCGGACATGACTGTTGAGGAAGCAGTAGATCTTGTTGACAAGTGCATTAAGGAGATTCGGCTGCGATTGGTTGTCGCCCCCCAGAACTTCGTGATCAAGATTGTTGACAAGGATGGGGCGAGGGAGTACGCGAGGCGTGAACTCGTCGGCGACAATGCACCTGTTGATGCTGCAATCACAGTTGCTGCCTGA